A window from Malania oleifera isolate guangnan ecotype guangnan chromosome 7, ASM2987363v1, whole genome shotgun sequence encodes these proteins:
- the LOC131160277 gene encoding probable pterin-4-alpha-carbinolamine dehydratase, chloroplastic, whose product MATTTPLCFSACVSPRCPGPHSIQKSLISLSRHRLPGLMKNRSWVRTRALGGDMLGEFGARDPFPAEIESGFGEKVLGNVDTEHKILIPDLSALSLARQHCSPVPPSQPPMSEEDAQKLLNKVVGWRILDEEGALKLQCLWKLRDFRCGLELVNRIYKVAEAAGHFPNLHLEHPNQVRAELWTASIGGLSMNDFIVAAKIDKVETSDLVPKKRIWA is encoded by the exons ATGGCCACCACCACCCCCCTTTGCTTCTCCGCCTGTGTATCTCCGCGTTGTCCCGGTCCTCACTCAATCCAAAAGtctctaatctctctctctcgccaCCGCCTTCCGGGACTCATGAAAAATCGAAGTTGGGTTCGAACTCGGGCCCTGGGGGGCGACATGTTGGGGGAATTTGGGGCGCGAGACCCGTTCCCGGCGGAGATAGAGAGTGGGTTCGGGGAGAAGGTGCTGGGCAACGTCGACACCGAGCACAAAATCCTCATTCCCGATCTCTCCGCGCTCTCTCTCGCGCGACAGCACTGCTCTCCGGTGCCCCCCTCGCAGCCTCCCATGTCGGAGGAAGATGCTCAGAAGCTCTTAAACAAG GTTGTTGGGTGGAGAATTTTGGATGAAGAGGGGGCACTTAAATTACAGTGTCTCTGGAAATTGAGGGACTTCAGATGTGGGCTTGAACTTGTGAATAGAATTTACAAGGTTGCAGAAGCTGCAGGCCATTTCCCAAATCTTCACTTGGAACATCCCAATCAAGTTAGAGCTGAACTTTGGACTGCTTCCATAG GGGGTTTGAGCATGAATGATTTTATCGTTGCTGCGAAAATCGATAAGGTAGAAACATCAGATCTTGTCCCAAAGAAGAGAATATGGGCATAG
- the LOC131160278 gene encoding metacaspase-1-like isoform X1, whose protein sequence is MLMLVDCSNCRTPLQLPPEAKSIRCAICHAVTQIADPRSLPPPPYSSSSSSFHHPPPPPPPAVAPSPYNHAPPGPPPPAHGRKRAVICGVSYRNTRHELKGCINDAKCMKYLLVNRFKFPESSILMLTEEEIDPYRRPTKHNMRMALFWLVQGCQSGDSLVFHYSGHGSQQRNYTGDEIDGYDETLCPLDFETNGMIVDDEINATIVRPLPNGVKLHAIIDACHSGTVLDLPFLCRMDRGGRYSWEDHRPRSGVWKGTSGGEVISFSGCDDDQTSADTSALSKITSTGAMTFAFIQAIERGHVTTYGNMLNSMRSTIRNTDKDTGGGVTTLLTMLLTGGSLGGLSRQEPQLTANELFDVYRKPFSL, encoded by the exons ATGTTGATGTTGGTGGACTGTTCAAACTGCCGGACGCCGCTGCAGCTGCCGCCGGAAGCAAAGTCCATTCGCTGCGCCATCTGCCACGCCGTGACCCAAATCGCCGATCCCCGTAGTCTCCCTCCGCCGCCTtactcctcctcttcttcctcctTCCACCACCCACCGCCTCCGCCGCCCCCCGCCGTGGCTCCGTCTCCCTACAACCACGCGCCGCCCGGTCCCCCGCCCCCCGCCCACGGCCGGAAAAGAGCCGTGATCTGCGGCGTCTCGTATCGCAACACCCGGCACGAGCTCAAGGGATGCATTAATGACGCTAAGTGCATGAAGTATTTGCTGGTCAATCGGTTCAAGTTTCCTGAGTCCTCCATTCTTATGCTCACTG aagaagaaatagatccTTACAGGCGTCCAACGAAACACAACATGAGAATGGCGTTATTTTGGCTTGTTCAAGGCTGTCAATCGGGAGATTCCCTGGTTTTCCATTATTCTGGTCATGGTTCACAGCAAAGAAACTACACTGGTGATGAGATAGATGGTTATGATGAAACACTCTGTCCATTGGACTTTGAAACTAATGGAATGATTGTGGATGATGAAATCAATGCAACAATTGTCAGGCCTCTTCCTAATGGGGTTAAGCTTCATGCAATTATAGATGCTTGCCATAGTGGCACCGTGTTGGATTTACCATTCCTCTGCAGGATGGACAG AGGTGGGCGTTATTCATGGGAGGATCACCGCCCTCGATCAGGTGTATGGAAAGGAACTAGTGGTGGGGAAGTCATATCCTTCAGTGGTTGTGATGATGATCAAACCTCTGCTGATACATCG GCTCTATCAAAGATTACTTCGACAGGTGCAATGACATTTGCTTTTATCCAAGCAATTGAGCGTGGACATGTAACTACATATGGTAACATGCTGAATTCCATGCGGTCTACCATTCGTAATACAGATAAAGATACTGGTGGAGGAGTTACGACTCTTCTTACAATGCTTTTGACAGGAGGGAGCCTTGGTGGTTTGTCAAGACAG GAGCCACAGTTAACTGCGAATGAACTATTCGATGTGTATAGAAAGCCATTCTCCCTGTAA
- the LOC131160278 gene encoding metacaspase-1-like isoform X2, which produces MLMLVDCSNCRTPLQLPPEAKSIRCAICHAVTQIADPRSLPPPPYSSSSSSFHHPPPPPPPAVAPSPYNHAPPGPPPPAHGRKRAVICGVSYRNTRHELKGCINDAKCMKYLLVNRFKFPESSILMLTEEEIDPYRRPTKHNMRMALFWLVQGCQSGDSLVFHYSGHGSQQRNYTGDEIDGYDETLCPLDFETNGMIVDDEINATIVRPLPNGVKLHAIIDACHSGTVLDLPFLCRMDRSVLFWRGEVGVIHGRITALDQVYGKELVVGKSYPSVVVMMIKPLLIHRLYQRLLRQVQ; this is translated from the exons ATGTTGATGTTGGTGGACTGTTCAAACTGCCGGACGCCGCTGCAGCTGCCGCCGGAAGCAAAGTCCATTCGCTGCGCCATCTGCCACGCCGTGACCCAAATCGCCGATCCCCGTAGTCTCCCTCCGCCGCCTtactcctcctcttcttcctcctTCCACCACCCACCGCCTCCGCCGCCCCCCGCCGTGGCTCCGTCTCCCTACAACCACGCGCCGCCCGGTCCCCCGCCCCCCGCCCACGGCCGGAAAAGAGCCGTGATCTGCGGCGTCTCGTATCGCAACACCCGGCACGAGCTCAAGGGATGCATTAATGACGCTAAGTGCATGAAGTATTTGCTGGTCAATCGGTTCAAGTTTCCTGAGTCCTCCATTCTTATGCTCACTG aagaagaaatagatccTTACAGGCGTCCAACGAAACACAACATGAGAATGGCGTTATTTTGGCTTGTTCAAGGCTGTCAATCGGGAGATTCCCTGGTTTTCCATTATTCTGGTCATGGTTCACAGCAAAGAAACTACACTGGTGATGAGATAGATGGTTATGATGAAACACTCTGTCCATTGGACTTTGAAACTAATGGAATGATTGTGGATGATGAAATCAATGCAACAATTGTCAGGCCTCTTCCTAATGGGGTTAAGCTTCATGCAATTATAGATGCTTGCCATAGTGGCACCGTGTTGGATTTACCATTCCTCTGCAGGATGGACAGGTCTGTCCTTTTTTGGCGGGGGG AGGTGGGCGTTATTCATGGGAGGATCACCGCCCTCGATCAGGTGTATGGAAAGGAACTAGTGGTGGGGAAGTCATATCCTTCAGTGGTTGTGATGATGATCAAACCTCTGCTGATACATCG GCTCTATCAAAGATTACTTCGACAGGTGCAATGA